A single genomic interval of Macaca nemestrina isolate mMacNem1 chromosome 14, mMacNem.hap1, whole genome shotgun sequence harbors:
- the LOC105498903 gene encoding large ribosomal subunit protein eL32-like has translation MAALGPLVKAKIIKKRTKRFIWHQSDQYVKIKRNWWKPRGSDNRVRRRFKDQILMPNIGYGSNQKKKHILPSGFRKFLVHNVKELEVLLMCNRSYCAEIAHNVSSKNCKAIMERAAQLAIRVTNPNARLRSEENE, from the coding sequence ATGGCCGCCCTCGGACCCCTTGTGAAGGCCAAGATCATCAAAAAAAGAACCAAGAGGTTCATCTGGCACCAGTCAGACCAATATGTCAAAATTAAGCGTAACTGGTGGAAACCCAGAGGCAGTGACAACAGGGTTCGTAGAAGATTCAAGGACCAGATCTTGATGCCCAACATTGGTTATGggagcaaccaaaaaaaaaagcacatactGCCCAGTGGCTTCCGGAAGTTCCTGGTCCACAACGTCAAGGAGCTGGAAGTGCTGCTGATGTGCAACAGATCTTACTGTGCCGAGATTGCTCACAATGTTTCCTCCAAGAACTGCAAAGCCATCATGGAAAGAGCTGCCCAACTGGCCATCAGAGTCACCAACCCCAATGCCAGGCTGCGCAGTGAAGAAAATGAGTAG